From the genome of Virgibacillus siamensis, one region includes:
- a CDS encoding manganese-dependent inorganic pyrophosphatase codes for MDKTLIFGHKSPDTDTICSALAYADLKKKLDVNAEPARLGEVNAETQYALDYFGVKAPQMIEKVESDINDVILVDHNEFQQSVDNINEVKISEVIDHHRVSNFETKEPLYFRAEPVGCTATILNKMYKENGVDVSKEIAGLLVSAIISDSLLLKSPTCTKQDVDAAYELADIAGVNLETYGLEMLKAGADISDKTANDLITMDAKEFSMGNAKVEIAQVNAVDINEIYALQGELETEIAKTIEEKGLDLFLFVATDILNNDSEVLAAGESKAIVGNAFDVTLDENSRALLKGVVSRKKQIVTVLTEEFTK; via the coding sequence ATGGACAAGACGTTAATTTTCGGACATAAAAGTCCCGACACAGATACGATTTGTTCTGCACTTGCATATGCAGACTTGAAAAAGAAGCTGGATGTAAATGCTGAACCGGCACGACTCGGTGAAGTTAATGCCGAAACACAATACGCACTGGATTACTTCGGAGTAAAAGCACCACAGATGATTGAAAAAGTTGAATCAGATATTAACGATGTAATTCTTGTTGACCATAACGAATTCCAGCAAAGCGTTGATAATATTAATGAGGTGAAAATCTCAGAAGTTATAGATCATCACCGTGTTTCCAATTTCGAAACGAAGGAACCACTTTATTTCCGCGCTGAACCGGTTGGCTGTACGGCAACAATCCTTAACAAAATGTACAAGGAAAATGGTGTGGATGTTTCCAAGGAAATCGCCGGACTGCTTGTATCTGCTATTATCTCAGATTCTTTATTACTGAAATCACCAACTTGCACAAAGCAGGATGTTGACGCAGCATATGAACTTGCTGACATTGCCGGTGTCAACCTGGAAACATATGGCTTGGAAATGTTGAAGGCCGGAGCGGATATCAGTGATAAAACTGCCAACGACCTGATCACAATGGATGCCAAAGAATTTTCCATGGGCAATGCGAAAGTGGAAATTGCTCAGGTAAATGCAGTTGATATTAACGAGATTTATGCGCTTCAGGGCGAATTGGAAACTGAAATCGCAAAAACGATTGAAGAAAAAGGACTTGACTTGTTCCTGTTTGTAGCAACGGACATTTTGAACAATGATTCAGAAGTGCTTGCGGCAGGGGAGTCAAAGGCAATCGTTGGAAATGCTTTTGATGTTACACTTGATGAAAACAGCAGAGCATTGCTAAAAGGTGTTGTTTCACGTAAAAAACAAATCGTAACTGTTCTCACTGAGGAATTCACAAAATAA
- the menC gene encoding o-succinylbenzoate synthase: protein MTIAMKQIKVRKLKMRMKHPFTTSFGTLQDKEFFVTEVLDDAGNHGFGESVAFTSPWYNEETVQTNHHVMKDFLIPLLRENKLDHPDDVLEVLRPIRRNNMAKSALEGAVWDLYAKQKNIPLAEALGGKKAEIDVGISIGIQPTIEDLLKTIEQHVQEGYKRIKIKIKPGWDYDVLAAVKKQFPDTPIMADANSAYTLDDINQLQRLDGLDLMMIEQPLAHDDIVDHSKLQAVMRTPICLDESIHSLEDTKKAIQLQACRIINIKIGRVGGLSEAKRIHDYCRDHGIPVWCGGMLEAGIGRAHNIALTSLSQFALPGDTAGSSRYWEKDIITPEVIVENGRITVPKGPGIGYDIDWDALNQFTVEEETFNL from the coding sequence ATGACAATTGCAATGAAACAGATCAAGGTGCGTAAATTGAAAATGCGGATGAAACACCCATTCACAACAAGCTTCGGCACATTGCAGGACAAGGAATTTTTTGTAACAGAAGTGCTTGATGATGCAGGGAATCACGGTTTTGGCGAGTCTGTTGCGTTCACAAGTCCCTGGTACAATGAAGAGACTGTTCAGACCAATCATCACGTGATGAAAGATTTTTTAATCCCGCTGCTGCGGGAGAATAAGTTGGACCATCCGGATGATGTCCTGGAAGTTTTACGCCCAATCAGAAGGAACAATATGGCCAAATCCGCATTGGAAGGCGCTGTTTGGGATCTTTATGCTAAACAAAAAAACATTCCGCTTGCTGAGGCACTGGGAGGCAAAAAAGCTGAGATAGATGTTGGCATCAGTATTGGTATCCAGCCGACGATTGAAGATCTCCTGAAAACAATTGAGCAACATGTTCAGGAAGGATACAAACGTATCAAGATCAAAATCAAACCAGGCTGGGATTATGATGTGCTGGCGGCAGTGAAAAAACAATTTCCGGACACTCCAATCATGGCAGATGCCAATTCCGCTTATACACTTGACGATATAAACCAGTTGCAGCGACTGGATGGGCTTGATTTGATGATGATCGAACAACCGCTTGCTCATGACGACATTGTAGATCATTCGAAATTACAGGCGGTCATGCGTACCCCGATCTGTCTCGACGAAAGCATTCATTCGCTCGAAGATACGAAAAAGGCTATTCAACTGCAAGCGTGCAGGATCATCAACATAAAAATCGGACGTGTAGGCGGATTGTCTGAGGCAAAACGTATTCACGACTATTGCAGGGACCACGGAATTCCAGTATGGTGCGGCGGTATGCTGGAAGCGGGGATTGGTCGGGCACACAATATTGCCTTAACTTCCCTGTCACAATTTGCACTCCCGGGTGATACAGCAGGGTCTTCACGTTACTGGGAAAAAGATATTATCACACCGGAAGTGATCGTTGAAAATGGCAGAATCACTGTTCCAAAAGGACCCGGCATCGGGTATGACATTGACTGGGATGCACTAAATCAGTTTACCGTCGAAGAGGAAACGTTTAATCTGTAG
- a CDS encoding GNAT family N-acetyltransferase has translation MTYDVTIRRLQTMDELLEMQQVEESVWQMSPNPVHQTFTAMHNGGIILGAFDGEKMIGFLYSFAGFDGQTAYLCSHMLGILPGYQSGGLGMRMKLKQFEFAKELGYPIITWTFDPLESLNAYLNIHKLGAAGAAYHVNHYGEMGDRLNKGLPTDRIQIEWITSEQKPLPATQLKSERMLTDVKDNHIPIAQMSRFTEDAGSWFVAIPGNFQALKSKNITLAHEWRKVTRKAFLQLFQNGYAARDVLRDPSRNISYYVFTKKSSGGY, from the coding sequence TTGACGTATGACGTGACCATCCGCCGCTTACAAACAATGGACGAACTGCTTGAGATGCAACAAGTTGAGGAGTCGGTCTGGCAAATGTCCCCCAACCCGGTTCACCAAACATTCACCGCAATGCATAATGGTGGAATCATTCTTGGAGCATTTGACGGGGAAAAAATGATCGGATTTCTGTATAGTTTTGCCGGGTTTGATGGGCAAACCGCCTATCTATGCTCACATATGCTGGGGATTTTACCTGGTTACCAGAGCGGGGGGCTCGGAATGCGAATGAAATTAAAACAATTTGAATTCGCAAAGGAACTGGGCTATCCGATAATCACCTGGACATTTGATCCACTGGAAAGCCTGAACGCCTACCTGAACATCCATAAACTTGGTGCTGCAGGTGCAGCATACCATGTTAACCATTACGGTGAAATGGGTGACAGATTAAATAAAGGACTGCCGACTGACCGGATTCAGATTGAATGGATAACAAGTGAGCAGAAACCCTTACCGGCCACACAGCTTAAATCAGAGCGGATGCTTACAGATGTGAAGGACAACCATATCCCTATTGCGCAAATGTCTCGCTTTACAGAAGATGCCGGCAGCTGGTTTGTCGCTATACCGGGAAATTTTCAAGCACTTAAATCGAAAAATATCACGCTTGCACATGAATGGCGGAAAGTGACGCGAAAAGCATTTCTGCAGCTATTCCAAAACGGATACGCGGCACGCGATGTTTTACGGGATCCTTCCAGAAATATCAGCTATTATGTTTTTACTAAAAAATCCTCAGGGGGTTACTAA
- a CDS encoding MurR/RpiR family transcriptional regulator, with product MEKLYQKIREHQSGFSRSFKKIAAFLYRDPSVFAMNSAKTAGKLIGVSETTIIRFAHELGYKGYSALQKEYRTRIFQKSSLGNYRNQMMTRTNQTSIKDMMLHDITAIQTATEQISDDDLERAVANLINAESIIISGVKSSFALANWFALAMDIATGNARQYIPGMDSLKRIGELNEQSVFVAFSYHRYGNEVIRLAKAAKQHGATVISFTDNAYSPVTEYSDIILALHMKELSTLDIVPAVFSLMNSIVSTIALRNPACFQRSIEAFDSAAANDFFMVGREETNDVGND from the coding sequence ATGGAAAAGTTATATCAAAAAATCAGAGAACATCAATCCGGATTTTCCAGAAGCTTTAAAAAAATTGCTGCCTTTCTATACCGGGACCCATCTGTATTTGCGATGAATTCGGCTAAAACTGCCGGAAAACTTATCGGTGTCAGTGAAACCACCATAATCCGCTTTGCACATGAACTGGGATACAAGGGGTACAGCGCACTGCAGAAGGAATACCGGACTCGTATTTTCCAAAAGAGCAGCTTGGGAAATTACCGCAATCAAATGATGACCCGAACGAATCAGACCTCCATTAAAGATATGATGCTCCATGACATAACAGCCATTCAAACTGCGACAGAGCAGATTTCAGACGATGATCTGGAACGTGCAGTTGCAAATTTAATTAATGCCGAATCCATTATCATATCCGGGGTTAAGTCATCCTTTGCACTGGCAAACTGGTTCGCGTTAGCGATGGATATAGCTACTGGGAACGCCCGGCAATATATACCCGGTATGGACAGTCTGAAACGTATTGGAGAACTGAATGAACAAAGTGTCTTTGTTGCATTTTCCTATCACAGATATGGAAATGAAGTTATCCGGCTGGCAAAAGCCGCTAAACAGCACGGTGCAACAGTTATCAGCTTTACTGACAATGCATATTCACCTGTAACAGAGTACTCAGATATTATTCTTGCCTTACATATGAAAGAACTGTCAACCTTGGATATTGTGCCAGCAGTGTTTTCCCTGATGAACAGTATTGTTTCTACCATTGCATTAAGAAATCCTGCATGTTTTCAACGAAGTATCGAAGCATTTGATTCCGCAGCAGCAAATGATTTTTTCATGGTTGGAAGAGAGGAGACGAATGATGTTGGAAACGATTAA